A part of Mustela erminea isolate mMusErm1 chromosome 9, mMusErm1.Pri, whole genome shotgun sequence genomic DNA contains:
- the TSPAN18 gene encoding tetraspanin-18, producing the protein MEGDCLSCMKYLMFVFNFFIFLGGACLLGIGIWVMVDPTGFREIVAANPLLITGAYILLAMGGLLFLLGFLGCCGAVRENKCLLLFFFLFILIIFLAELSAAILAFIFRENLTREFFTKELTKHYQGNNDTDVFSATWNSVMITFGCCGVNGPEDFRFASVFRLLTLDSDEVPEACCRREPQTRDGVLLSREECLLGRDLFLNKQGCYTVILNTFETYVYLAGALAIGVLAIELFAMIFAMCLFRGIQ; encoded by the exons ATGGAAGGCGACTGTTTGAGCTGCATGAAGTATTTGATGTtcgtcttcaatttcttcatattt CTGGGCGGGGCCTGCCTGCTGGGCATCGGCATCTGGGTCATGGTGGACCCCACCGGCTTCCGGGAGATCGTGGCTGCCAACCCCCTGCTTATCACGGGCGCCTACATCCTCCTGGCCATGGGCGGCCTGCTTTTCCTGCTGGGCTTCCTGGGCTGCTGCGGGGCCGTCCGCGAGAACAAGTGTCTGCTGCTGTTC TTCTTCCTGTTTATCCTCATCATCTTTTTGGCGGAGCTCTCAGCGGCCATCTTGGCCTTCATCTTCAGGGAAAAT ctcacCCGCGAGTTCTTCACCAAGGAGCTCACCAAGCACTACCAGGGCAACAACGACACAGATGTCTTCTCTGCCACCTGGAACTCGGTCATGATCACG TTTGGCTGCTGTGGCGTCAATGGGCCCGAAGACTTCCGGTTTGCATCAGTTTTCCGACTGCTGACTCTGGACAGTGACGAGGTGCCCGAGGCCTGCTGTCGAAGAGAACCGCAGACTCGGGATGgggtcctgctgagcagggaggagtGTCTGCTGGGAAGGGACCTGTTCCTGAACAAGCAG GGCTGTTACACAGTGATCCTCAACACTTTTGAAACCTACGTCTACCTGGCTGGAGCCCTCGCCATAGGGGTGCTGGCCATCGAG CTTTTCGCCATGATCTTTGCCATGTGTCTCTTCCGGGGCATCCAGTAG